A genomic segment from Mauremys reevesii isolate NIE-2019 unplaced genomic scaffold, ASM1616193v1 Contig81, whole genome shotgun sequence encodes:
- the LOC120394867 gene encoding maestro heat-like repeat-containing protein family member 2B: MENFRLTSTAFLAQLMSDPMLREKKLLKIVLSILEERSQDRNSIVHQMAVRGLGNIVDGAPVKVKKHKKFLLDILIKALNDTSSSEVIGESMKALAKVLKELKEKDIGSSFKDLTQQIQTYFDNEDDALRSMAFVLFGILAQLTKKKWKAYFAEQVRKSWVTLLLHLQDPSPKVSMVRPTVTYLLSQRNLPPNARGALLFLPVMEAQILPSVHCPPAESVPARLVHENAELLENLYRTTITYFSNSWEEIRAVAANLAGER, encoded by the exons ctaatgagtGATCCCATGCTGAGGGAGAAGAAGTTGCTTAAGATTGTCTTAAGCATcttggaagaaaggtcacaggaTAGAAACAGCATTGTCCATCAGATGGctgtaagaggcctgggaaatatagtcgatggggcgcctgtgaag GTGAAAAAGCacaagaagtttcttctggacataCTGATCAAGGCCTTAAATGACACTTCCAGTTCTGAAGTGATTGGCGAGAGcatgaaagcactggccaaagtcctgaaggagctgaaagagaaggacattGGTTCTTCCTTCAAAGACCTCACCCAACAGATCCAGACCTACTTTGACAAT GAGGACGATGCTCTTCGCTCAATGGCctttgtcctatttggcatcTTGGCTCAgttaacaaagaaaaaatggaaggcctattttgctgagcaggttcgaaagagctgggtcacacttctgctgcatctgcaagacccaagccccaaggtttcaatggtaagaccaacagtaacttatttactaagccaaaggaatcttcctcccaaTGCCAGGGGAGCTCTGCTATTCCTGCCTGTTAtggaggcccaaattctcccctcagttcattgccctcctgctgagtcagttccagccaggttggtccatg agaatgcagagctgctggagaactTGTACAGAACCACCATCACATACTTCAGTAACAGCTGGGAGGAGATCCGGGCAGTTGCCGCCAACTTAGCTGGTGAGAGATGA